A single region of the Brachypodium distachyon strain Bd21 chromosome 3, Brachypodium_distachyon_v3.0, whole genome shotgun sequence genome encodes:
- the LOC104583547 gene encoding lysine-rich arabinogalactan protein 19, which translates to MSCTEKPERKQALCARSQSRSGFLFNNRQVPPAYHLHRLPRLRRRPILLLRRPSGAAPSSCSNDPALQIQRGPLSCFVGSHGFPPFLPRAADCSRDGSPPQPPEAPPRRYLTAVCHHVQVPLYPGPQSSRFSSTPHPCRPPPSNPSPPTNRCPGAPPQPTSCCHKGGCNLQSTAFCNFPGEAPHSCARLIAFKISTSRVRLGSER; encoded by the exons ATGTCCTGCACGGAAAAACCGGAAAGGAAACAAGCCCTGTGCGCCCGCAGTCAATCTCGCTCAGGTTTCCTCTTCAACAATCGCCAGGTTCCCCCTGCCTATCACCTCCACCGCCTTCCCCGCCTCAGGCGCCGCCCaatcctcctgctccgacgACCCTCAGGCGCCGCCCCATCCTCCTGCTCGAACGACCCAGCCCTCCAGATCCAGCGTGGCCCGCTCTCCTGCTTCGTTGGCAGCCATGGATTCCCACCGTTCCTGCCTAGGGCGGCGGATTGCAGCCGCGACGGCTCCCCTCCGCAACCCCCTGAAGCGCCGCCACGGCGGTATCTCACGGCTGTGTGTCACCACGTGCAGGTTCCCCTCTACCCCGGCCCCCAATCTTCTAGGTTTAGTTCGACGCCGCATCcctgccgtccacctccgtcGAATCCCTCGCCTCCAACCAACCGTTGCCCGGGAGCTCCTCCGCAACCCACTTCCTGCTGCCACAAAG GTGGCTGCAATCTACAATCTACGGCCTTCTGCAATTTTCCTGGAGAAGCTCCTCACTCCTGTGCGCGGCTCATCGCCTTCAAGATCTCCACATCACGGGTGAGATTAGGCTCGGAaag GTAG
- the LOC100842971 gene encoding CRS2-associated factor 2, mitochondrial: MLLRRKLLPWPRPRRPQAQALSRRLLRASYLSDPDDDDPPFTRIPDHTPQAPPPPKPKARAAKIIPDEPAHSDLPFDFRYSYSETDPAWRPIGFREPTRFSPFGPGRLDRPWDGAAAAAARVYGDSEGGDGGGTSREDLLGEALSEAEVSELVERYRHSDCSRQINLGKGGVTHNMLDDIHNHWKRAEAVRIKCLGVATLDMDNICFHLEDKTGGKIIHRSINILILYRGRNYDPKQRPVIPLMLWKPLAPIYPKLVQSVAEGMTFEETKELRNRGLNSPPLMKLTRNGVYVNVVDRVREAFQTVEVVRLDCTHVGTSDCKKIGVKLRDLVPCVPILFKDEQIILWRGKVDQEESVSSECSSQPQ; encoded by the exons ATGCTTCTTCGCCGCAAGCTTCTCCCATGGCCGCGCCCCAGACGCCCACAGGCCCAAGCTCTGTCCCGCCGCCTCTTGCGCGCCTCCTACCTCTCCGaccccgacgacgacgacccgCCGTTCACGCGAATCCCAGACCACACGCCtcaagcgccgccgccgccgaagcccAAAGCCCGGGCTGCCAAGATCATCCCCGACGAGCCGGCGCACTCCGACCTGCCCTTCGACTTCCGGTACTCCTACTCGGAGACTGACCCGGCCTGGAGGCCCATCGGGTTCCGCGAGCCCACCCGGTTCTCGCCCTTCGGCCCCGGCCGCCTTGACAGGCCCTgggacggcgccgccgccgccgccgcgcgcgtctACGGGGATAGCGAGGGCGGAGATGGAGGTGGGACTAGCAGGGAGGATTTGCTTGGGGAGGCGCTGTCGGAGGCGGAGGTGTCGGAGCTCGTGGAGAGGTACCGGCACAGTGACTGCTCCCGGCAGATCAATTTGG GGAAAGGAGGTGTAACTCATAATATGCTTGATGACATCCACAACCACTGGAAACGTGCAGAAGCTGTTAGGATCAAGTGTCTTGGAGTGGCAACTCTCGACATGGACAATATATGCTTCCATCTTGAG GATAAAACAGGTGGGAAAATCATACACCGTAGCATAAATATCCTTATCTTATATCGTGGTCGGAATTATGATCCAAAACAACGTCCTGTCATACCACTGATGTTATGGAAGCCATTGGCTCCTATTTATCCTAAGCTCGTCCAAAGTGTTGCTGAAGGGATGACTTTTGAGGAAACTAAAGAATTGAGAAACAGAGGATTAAATTCACCTCCTCTTATGAAATTAA CTAGGAATGGTGTCTATGTTAATGTCGTTGACAGAGTGAGAGAGGCCTTTCAGACTGTCGAAGTGGTGAGACTAGATTGTACTCATGTTGGTACCAGTGATTGCAAGAAAATTGGTGTGAAGCTAAGG GATTTGGTTCCATGTGTTCCCATATTATTTAAAGATGAACAAATTATTCTCTGGAGAGGGAAGGTGGATCAGGAGGAGTCTGTTTCATCTGAGTGCAGTTCTCAACCACAGTAA
- the LOC100826352 gene encoding fatty acid desaturase 4, chloroplastic: MYALTPARCNLPPLRRAPCRQAASTTTTSTTITTTQNPAALGRRAAANPDYDSLRSTWQHRAWTAAGTAAVLSSLSASASLAASDGASYAPLVVSAVAAYSLADLATGVYHWLVDNYGSPSTAVFGAQIAAFQGHHRVPATITHRDPCNNLHALACAAAFLLPPTDLALSAAHAPASAHAFAATFAACVVLSQQSHAWAHESRRRLPPAVLALQAAGVLVSRAQHGRHHRPPYDTNYCIVSGMWNGVLDQYRVFEALEMVIFFRTGIRPRSWDETQAEWREEDVVDAATAGDDADSS, encoded by the coding sequence ATGTACGCACTGACCCCAGCTCGCTGCAACCTCCCTCCGCTCCGCCGTGCGCCGTGCCGGCAGGcggcctccaccaccaccacatcaACGACGATCACCACCACACAGAACCCGGCGGCGCTGGGTCGACGCGCAGCCGCCAACCCGGACTATGACTCGCTACGCTCCACGTGGCAGCACCGTGCGTGGACGGCGGCCGGCACGGCGGCtgtcctctcctccctctccgcaTCAGCCTCTCTCGCCGCCTCCGACGGCGCCTCCTACGCCCCGCTCGTCGTCTCCGCCGTCGCTGCCTACTCCCTCGCTGACCTCGCCACGGGCGTCTACCATTGGCTGGTGGACAACTACGGCTCCCCTTCCACCGCCGTCTTCGGGGCCCAGATCGCCGCCTTCCAGGGCCACCACCGCGTCCCGGCCACCATCACCCACCGGGACCCCTGCAACAACCTCCACGCTTTAGCCtgtgccgccgccttcctcctcccgcccaCCGACCTCGCGCTCTCCGCCGCCCACGCCCCCGCCTCAGCGCACGCCTTCGCGGCCACCTTTGCCGCCTGCGTCGTGCTCAGCCAGCAGTCCCACGCTTGGGCGCAcgagagccgccgccggctgccccccgccgtcctcgcccTGCAGGCCGCCGGCGTTTTGGTCTCCCGGGCGCAGCATGGAAGGCACCACCGGCCGCCGTATGACACGAATTACTGCATCGTTAGCGGGATGTGGAACGGGGTGCTGGATCAGTACAGGGTGTTTGAGGCCTTGGAGATGGTCATCTTCTTCCGCACCGGCATCCGGCCCCGCTCATGGGACGAGACCCAAGCCGAATGGAGAGAGGAGGACGTCGTcgatgccgccaccgccggtgaTGATGCTGACAGCTCATGA